In one window of Streptomyces sp. FXJ1.172 DNA:
- a CDS encoding penicillin acylase family protein, which yields MPPNTTATTGDKPAKSGRKKGRRARLVVLVLVLAIIGGIAYGAYWSISTVRASFPQTTGSITLQGLSGPVDVKRDGNGIPQIYASSDEDLFMAQGYVQAQDRFYEMDVRRHMTSGRLSEMFGKSQVKNDEFLRTLGWDRIAKQEYDTKLSAAAKKYLQAYSKGVNAYLQGKDGKDISLEYAALGFTNDYAPQPWTPVDSVSWLKAMAWDLRGNMQEEIDRALMTSRLGPQQIQDLYPEYPYSRNKPIVQEGQYSELTKTFRQSGSSGTSQSTGTTGTTGTTGTTGGATGATGTSGGAKGATGSSTSTASGSSLTSQLGGLYNVLDNVPTAVGVNGQGIGSNSWVVSGKYTITGKPLLANDPHLSASLPSVWYQMGLHCRTVSSKCRYDVTGYTFAGMPGVIIGHNGNIAWGMTNSGVDVTDLYLEKVTANGYLYDGKVRPFKTREETIKVAGGSSKTIVVRQTQDGMPLLSDRDDELVQVGKKATVNTAAPDRGDGYGIALRWTALDPGTSMDAVFALDRAAGWSDFRQAAALFDVPSQNLVYADTDGHIGYTLPGRIPTRSSVHDGSVPAPGWDSKYRWTGFIKQDELPYEFDPKRGYIVTANQAVVDKDKYPYTLTTDWGYGTRSQRITDLIESKIKDGGKISTDDMRQMQLDNSSEIAKLLVPKLLKLNLDDKNVRQAQKLLEGWDYTQESDSAAAAYFNAVWRNILKLAFGNKLPKELRVTGQCLWVDKIDSTGPVDDDTKVRECGQRDTDQAQPDGGDRWFEVVRTLMDKPDSDWWKTPKSGTRPAANNMDQLFARAMIDARWELTAKLGKDIDTWSWGRLHRLFLKNQTLGTDGPKVLQYILNRGPWKLSGGEATVNATGWNAAGGYGVVWVPSMRMVVNLADFDKSKWINLSGASGHAFSAHYTDQTSMWAKGELLPWSFSGGAVDKSTSDTLVLKP from the coding sequence ATGCCCCCGAATACCACCGCCACAACGGGCGACAAGCCCGCCAAGTCCGGCAGGAAGAAGGGGCGCAGAGCCCGCCTGGTCGTGCTCGTGCTGGTCCTGGCCATCATCGGAGGCATCGCCTACGGGGCGTACTGGTCGATCAGCACCGTTCGCGCCTCCTTCCCGCAGACCACCGGTTCGATCACGCTCCAGGGCCTGTCCGGGCCGGTCGACGTCAAGCGGGACGGCAACGGCATCCCGCAGATCTACGCGTCGTCCGACGAGGACCTGTTCATGGCGCAGGGCTACGTCCAGGCGCAGGACCGGTTCTACGAGATGGACGTGCGCCGGCACATGACCTCCGGGCGCCTGTCGGAGATGTTCGGCAAGAGCCAGGTCAAGAACGACGAGTTCCTGCGCACGCTCGGCTGGGACCGGATCGCCAAGCAGGAGTACGACACCAAGCTGTCGGCCGCCGCGAAGAAGTACCTCCAGGCGTACTCCAAGGGCGTCAACGCCTACCTTCAGGGCAAGGACGGCAAGGACATCTCCCTGGAGTACGCGGCGCTCGGCTTCACCAACGACTACGCGCCGCAGCCGTGGACCCCGGTCGATTCCGTCTCCTGGCTGAAGGCGATGGCCTGGGACCTGCGCGGCAACATGCAGGAGGAGATCGACCGCGCCCTGATGACGAGCCGTCTCGGGCCGCAGCAGATCCAGGACCTCTACCCGGAGTACCCCTACAGCCGTAACAAGCCGATCGTGCAGGAAGGCCAGTACAGCGAGCTGACCAAGACCTTCCGGCAGAGCGGCTCCTCGGGCACCTCCCAGAGCACCGGCACGACGGGTACGACCGGCACGACGGGTACGACCGGCGGTGCCACGGGCGCCACGGGCACCTCTGGAGGCGCGAAGGGCGCGACCGGCTCCTCCACCTCGACCGCGTCCGGATCGTCGCTCACGAGCCAGCTGGGGGGCCTCTACAACGTCCTGGACAACGTCCCGACCGCCGTCGGCGTGAACGGCCAGGGGATCGGCTCCAACTCCTGGGTCGTCTCCGGGAAGTACACCATCACCGGCAAGCCGCTGCTCGCCAACGATCCGCACCTGTCGGCGTCCCTGCCGTCCGTCTGGTACCAGATGGGCCTGCACTGCCGCACCGTCTCCAGCAAGTGCCGGTACGACGTCACCGGTTACACGTTTGCCGGCATGCCCGGTGTGATCATCGGCCACAACGGCAACATCGCCTGGGGCATGACCAACTCCGGCGTCGACGTCACCGACCTCTACCTGGAGAAGGTGACCGCGAACGGTTACCTCTACGACGGCAAGGTCCGGCCCTTCAAGACCCGCGAGGAGACCATCAAGGTCGCCGGCGGCTCGTCCAAGACGATCGTCGTCCGCCAGACCCAGGACGGGATGCCGCTGCTGTCCGACCGTGACGACGAACTCGTCCAGGTCGGCAAGAAGGCCACGGTCAACACCGCCGCGCCCGACCGCGGTGACGGCTACGGCATCGCCCTGAGGTGGACCGCGCTGGACCCGGGCACCTCCATGGACGCCGTCTTCGCCCTCGACAGGGCCGCGGGCTGGAGCGACTTCCGCCAGGCCGCCGCCCTGTTCGACGTGCCCTCGCAGAACCTGGTCTACGCCGACACCGACGGCCACATCGGCTACACGCTGCCCGGCAGGATCCCCACGCGTTCCTCGGTGCACGACGGTTCCGTCCCGGCGCCCGGATGGGATTCGAAGTACCGCTGGACCGGCTTCATCAAGCAGGACGAACTGCCCTACGAGTTCGACCCCAAGCGCGGGTACATCGTCACCGCCAACCAGGCCGTGGTCGACAAGGACAAGTACCCGTACACGCTCACCACCGACTGGGGCTACGGCACGCGCAGCCAGCGCATCACCGACCTGATCGAGTCCAAGATCAAGGACGGCGGCAAGATCTCCACCGACGACATGCGGCAGATGCAGCTGGACAACAGCAGCGAGATCGCCAAGCTCCTGGTGCCGAAGCTGCTGAAGCTCAACCTCGACGACAAGAACGTGCGGCAGGCGCAGAAGCTGCTGGAGGGCTGGGACTACACCCAGGAATCCGACTCCGCGGCGGCCGCCTACTTCAACGCGGTCTGGCGCAACATCCTCAAGCTCGCCTTCGGCAACAAGCTCCCCAAGGAGCTGCGCGTCACGGGGCAGTGCCTGTGGGTCGACAAGATCGACAGCACCGGTCCCGTGGACGACGACACCAAGGTGCGCGAGTGCGGCCAGCGCGACACCGACCAGGCGCAGCCGGACGGCGGCGACCGCTGGTTCGAGGTCGTGCGCACCCTGATGGACAAGCCGGACAGCGACTGGTGGAAGACGCCCAAGTCGGGCACCCGCCCCGCCGCGAACAACATGGACCAGCTCTTCGCCCGCGCCATGATCGACGCCCGCTGGGAGCTGACCGCCAAGCTCGGCAAGGACATCGACACCTGGAGCTGGGGCCGGCTGCACCGGCTGTTCCTGAAGAACCAGACCCTCGGCACCGACGGTCCCAAGGTCCTTCAGTACATCCTCAACCGCGGCCCCTGGAAGCTCAGCGGCGGCGAGGCCACGGTCAACGCGACCGGCTGGAACGCCGCAGGCGGCTACGGCGTCGTCTGGGTGCCGTCGATGCGGATGGTCGTCAACCTCGCCGACTTCGACAAGTCCAAGTGGATCAACCTGTCCGGCGCCTCCGGGCACGCCTTCAGCGCGCACTACACGGACCAGACGAGCATGTGGGCCAAGGGCGAGCTGCTGCCCTGGTCCTTCTCGGGCGGCGCGGTCGACAAGAGCACGAGCGACACGCTCGTTCTCAAACCGTGA
- a CDS encoding 5-formyltetrahydrofolate cyclo-ligase encodes MEHDGRTSEPDKRTLRREFLTVRNRLPADDVGATGRTLAERALELPELAGARTVAAYVSVGSEPGTRALLDALRARGVRVLLPALLPDNDLDWGEYAGPDSLARVQHGGKMALFEPRGARLGPDAVASADVVLLPGLAVDARGMRLGRGGGSYDRVLARLERAGARPRLVVLLYDAEVVAHVPVEAHDKPVHAVVTPSGVRRFPSA; translated from the coding sequence GTGGAACACGACGGACGCACAAGTGAGCCTGACAAGCGAACATTGCGGCGGGAGTTCCTCACGGTGAGGAACAGGTTGCCTGCCGATGACGTCGGCGCAACGGGCCGCACACTGGCGGAGCGCGCCCTGGAGCTGCCCGAACTGGCAGGGGCGCGCACGGTGGCGGCGTACGTCTCCGTCGGAAGCGAGCCGGGAACCCGGGCGCTGCTGGACGCGCTGCGCGCGCGGGGCGTACGGGTCCTGCTCCCCGCTCTCCTGCCCGACAACGACCTGGACTGGGGCGAGTACGCGGGCCCGGACTCCCTCGCGCGGGTCCAACACGGCGGGAAAATGGCCCTTTTCGAACCTCGGGGCGCGCGCCTCGGCCCGGACGCCGTGGCCTCCGCCGACGTGGTCCTTCTGCCCGGGCTCGCGGTGGACGCGCGCGGGATGCGCCTGGGGCGCGGCGGAGGGTCGTACGACCGCGTGCTGGCCCGTCTGGAGCGCGCGGGCGCACGCCCTCGGCTCGTGGTGCTGCTGTACGACGCGGAGGTCGTTGCGCACGTCCCGGTGGAGGCGCACGACAAGCCGGTGCACGCGGTGGTGACCCCCTCCGGCGTGCGCCGCTTCCCGAGCGCCTGA
- the galU gene encoding UTP--glucose-1-phosphate uridylyltransferase GalU, with protein sequence MTQSHPRISKAVIPAAGLGTRFLPATKATPKEMLPVVDKPAIQYVVEEAVAAGLDDVLMITGRNKRPLEDHFDRNYELESALEKKGDEKRLAKVRESSDLATMHYVRQGDPRGLGHAVLCAAPHVGREPFAVLLGDDLIDPRDPLLQRMIEIQERHGGSVIALMEVAPEQIHLYGCAAVEATAAGDVVRVTGLVEKPDPADAPSNYAVIGRYVLDPHIFDILRQTEPGRGGEIQLTDALQQLAQDEKVGGPVHGVVFKGRRYDTGDRGDYLRAIVRLACEREDLGPDFRAWLRSYVAEEMQQS encoded by the coding sequence ATGACTCAGTCGCACCCCAGGATCAGCAAGGCTGTCATTCCCGCGGCAGGCCTCGGCACCCGGTTCCTGCCGGCCACCAAGGCCACTCCCAAGGAGATGCTGCCGGTCGTGGACAAGCCGGCTATCCAGTACGTGGTCGAGGAGGCCGTGGCCGCGGGGCTCGACGACGTACTCATGATCACCGGGCGCAACAAGCGTCCCCTCGAGGACCACTTCGACCGCAATTACGAGCTGGAGTCGGCGCTCGAGAAGAAGGGCGACGAGAAACGGCTCGCGAAGGTGCGGGAGTCCAGCGACCTCGCGACCATGCACTACGTGCGCCAGGGCGACCCCAGGGGCCTCGGTCACGCCGTCCTGTGCGCCGCCCCGCACGTGGGCCGTGAGCCCTTCGCCGTCCTGCTGGGTGACGACCTGATCGACCCGCGGGACCCGCTGCTCCAGCGCATGATCGAGATCCAGGAGCGGCACGGCGGCAGCGTGATCGCCCTCATGGAGGTCGCGCCCGAGCAGATCCACCTCTACGGCTGCGCGGCCGTGGAGGCGACGGCCGCGGGCGACGTGGTGCGCGTGACCGGCCTGGTCGAGAAGCCGGACCCGGCGGACGCCCCGTCGAACTACGCGGTCATCGGCCGCTACGTCCTCGACCCGCACATCTTCGACATACTCCGCCAGACCGAGCCGGGCCGCGGCGGCGAGATCCAGCTCACCGACGCCCTCCAGCAGCTCGCGCAGGACGAGAAGGTCGGCGGGCCGGTGCACGGTGTCGTCTTCAAGGGCCGCCGCTACGACACCGGTGACCGTGGCGACTATCTGCGTGCCATTGTCAGACTCGCGTGCGAACGTGAAGACCTGGGCCCGGACTTCCGGGCCTGGCTTCGCAGTTATGTAGCCGAGGAGATGCAGCAATCTTGA
- the glp gene encoding molybdotransferase-like divisome protein Glp, which produces MSSAATRPAGPDDLWSVDEHLEDILSTVRPLEPIELQLLDAQGCVLVDDVMVPVSLPPFDNSSMDGYAVRVADVAGAGEEFPAVLDVVGDVAAGAADLVRVGPGQAARIMTGAPLPPGAEAVVPVEWTDGGLGEGPVSGMRARSLAPEGAGGQVRVHRPVEARAHVRDKGSDVKAGDRALEAGTILGPPQIALLAAIGRGTVRVRPRPRVVVLSTGSELVQPGEELSGGQIYDSNSFALTAAARDAGAIAYRVGAVADDAGTLRSTIEDQLVRADLLVTTGGVSVGAYDVVKEALSYAGDEDEAGGGVEFRKLAMQPGKPQGFGSIGPEHTPLLALPGNPVSSYVSFELFVRPAIRTLMGLTDVHRPRTRARLKADKALGSPKGRRQFLRGAYADGEVTLVGGAGSHLIAALAHADALIVVPEDVESLEPGAEVEVVLLG; this is translated from the coding sequence TTGAGCAGCGCCGCGACCCGCCCCGCCGGCCCGGACGACCTGTGGTCGGTGGACGAGCACCTGGAGGACATCCTCTCGACCGTCCGCCCCCTCGAGCCGATCGAGCTGCAACTGCTCGACGCCCAGGGCTGTGTCCTGGTCGACGACGTCATGGTGCCGGTGTCCCTGCCGCCGTTCGACAACAGCTCCATGGACGGGTACGCGGTCCGGGTCGCGGACGTCGCGGGCGCCGGCGAGGAGTTCCCGGCCGTCCTGGACGTCGTCGGCGATGTCGCGGCGGGCGCGGCCGACCTGGTCCGCGTCGGACCCGGGCAGGCCGCCCGCATCATGACCGGCGCCCCGCTGCCGCCCGGCGCCGAGGCCGTCGTCCCCGTCGAGTGGACCGACGGCGGGCTCGGTGAGGGCCCGGTGAGCGGCATGCGGGCGCGCAGCCTGGCGCCCGAGGGCGCCGGGGGGCAGGTGCGCGTGCACCGCCCCGTCGAGGCACGCGCGCACGTGCGCGACAAGGGCAGCGACGTGAAGGCCGGCGACCGCGCCCTGGAGGCCGGTACGATCCTCGGCCCGCCGCAGATCGCGCTGCTCGCCGCGATCGGCCGCGGCACGGTACGCGTGCGCCCGCGCCCGCGCGTGGTCGTCCTGTCCACCGGCAGCGAACTCGTCCAGCCCGGCGAGGAGCTGTCCGGCGGCCAGATCTACGACTCCAACAGCTTCGCCCTCACCGCCGCCGCGCGGGACGCCGGTGCCATCGCCTACCGGGTGGGCGCCGTCGCGGACGACGCCGGCACCCTCCGCTCGACCATCGAGGACCAGCTCGTCCGCGCCGACCTGCTGGTGACCACGGGCGGGGTGAGCGTCGGGGCGTACGACGTGGTCAAGGAGGCGCTGTCGTACGCCGGTGACGAGGACGAGGCGGGGGGCGGTGTGGAGTTCCGCAAGCTCGCCATGCAGCCCGGCAAGCCCCAGGGTTTCGGCTCCATCGGCCCCGAGCACACCCCGCTGCTGGCCCTGCCGGGCAACCCGGTGTCGTCGTACGTCTCCTTCGAGCTGTTCGTCCGTCCCGCCATCCGTACCTTGATGGGCCTCACGGACGTCCACCGGCCCCGCACCCGGGCCCGCCTGAAGGCGGACAAGGCGCTCGGCTCGCCCAAGGGACGCCGGCAGTTCCTGCGGGGCGCGTACGCGGACGGCGAGGTGACCCTCGTGGGCGGCGCGGGCTCGCACCTGATCGCGGCGCTGGCGCATGCCGACGCGCTCATCGTCGTCCCCGAGGACGTGGAGTCCCTCGAGCCCGGCGCCGAGGTGGAGGTCGTGCTGCTCGGCTGA
- the moaC gene encoding cyclic pyranopterin monophosphate synthase MoaC: MTESFRGETSGPPVQDGLTHIDEAGAARMVDVSGKDVTARTARASGRVLVSPRVVELLRGEGVPKGDALATARIAGIMGAKRTPDLIPLCHPLSVSGVKLDLSVADDAVEIQAVVKTTDRTGVEMEALTAVTVAALTVIDMVKAVDKGAVITDVRVEEKTGGKSGDWSRA; encoded by the coding sequence ATGACTGAGTCTTTCCGGGGGGAGACCTCCGGACCCCCTGTGCAGGACGGACTGACGCACATCGACGAGGCGGGCGCGGCCCGCATGGTCGACGTGTCCGGCAAGGACGTGACCGCGCGCACCGCGCGTGCCAGCGGCCGGGTCCTCGTCTCACCCCGCGTGGTCGAGCTGCTGCGCGGCGAGGGGGTACCCAAGGGGGACGCCCTCGCCACCGCGCGTATCGCGGGCATCATGGGAGCCAAGCGCACCCCGGACCTGATCCCGCTGTGCCACCCGTTGTCGGTGTCCGGTGTGAAACTGGATCTGTCGGTCGCGGACGACGCCGTGGAGATCCAGGCCGTCGTGAAGACGACGGACCGTACGGGCGTGGAGATGGAGGCCCTCACCGCCGTCACGGTCGCCGCGCTCACCGTGATCGACATGGTCAAGGCGGTCGACAAGGGAGCGGTCATCACGGACGTACGGGTGGAGGAGAAGACGGGCGGCAAGTCGGGCGACTGGAGCCGGGCATGA
- a CDS encoding MogA/MoaB family molybdenum cofactor biosynthesis protein: MTYRALVVTASNRAAAGVYEDRGGPLISDGLKGFGFEVDGPQVVPDGDPVQAALRAGVDAGYDAIVTTGGTGISPTDRTPEATRAVIDYEVPGIAEAIRAFGRDKVPTAVLSRGLAGVAGRTLIVNLPGSTGGVKDGLAVLEPLLIHAVDQIRGGDHPRPSSGGAS, translated from the coding sequence ATGACCTACCGCGCTCTGGTGGTCACCGCCTCCAACAGGGCCGCGGCCGGTGTCTACGAGGACAGGGGCGGCCCCCTGATCTCCGACGGCCTGAAAGGCTTCGGGTTCGAGGTGGACGGCCCTCAGGTCGTCCCCGACGGCGATCCCGTGCAGGCCGCCCTGCGCGCGGGCGTGGACGCCGGGTACGACGCGATCGTCACCACCGGCGGCACCGGCATCTCGCCCACCGACCGCACGCCCGAGGCGACCCGGGCGGTGATCGACTACGAGGTGCCGGGCATCGCTGAGGCCATCCGCGCGTTCGGCCGGGACAAGGTCCCGACCGCCGTGCTGTCCCGGGGCCTGGCCGGGGTGGCGGGGCGGACCCTGATCGTCAATCTGCCGGGCTCCACGGGCGGGGTGAAGGACGGCCTCGCCGTGCTGGAGCCCCTGCTGATCCACGCCGTCGACCAGATCCGCGGCGGCGACCACCCCAGACCCAGCAGCGGGGGTGCGAGCTGA
- a CDS encoding GNAT family N-acetyltransferase produces the protein MLADGDVVLRPIKLRDQRAWREVNRRNRDWLRPWEATIPPPTPSGPIVHRPTYRQMVRHLRSEANAGRMLPFVIEYQGRLVGQLTVAGITWGSMCSGHVGYWVDEAVAGRGVMPTAVALAVDHCFRTVGLHRIEVCIRPENRPSRRVVEKLGFREEGLRPRYLHIDGAWRDHLVFALTAEEVPDGLLARWQRARSQQERRAGRPADGEGAAGASRAPGAADPSRNPQNAPRNPA, from the coding sequence GTGCTGGCGGACGGCGATGTCGTCCTCCGGCCGATAAAGCTGCGCGACCAGCGGGCCTGGCGCGAGGTGAACCGGCGCAACCGGGACTGGCTGCGCCCGTGGGAGGCGACCATTCCGCCGCCCACGCCGAGCGGACCGATCGTGCATCGCCCTACCTACCGCCAGATGGTCCGGCACCTGCGTTCCGAGGCCAACGCGGGCCGGATGCTGCCGTTCGTCATCGAGTACCAGGGGCGGCTCGTAGGGCAGTTGACGGTCGCCGGGATCACCTGGGGGTCGATGTGCTCGGGGCACGTCGGGTACTGGGTGGACGAGGCGGTGGCCGGGCGCGGAGTGATGCCCACGGCCGTCGCGCTCGCGGTGGACCACTGCTTCCGCACCGTCGGGCTGCACCGGATCGAGGTCTGCATTCGCCCCGAGAACCGGCCCAGCCGCCGGGTCGTGGAGAAACTCGGATTCCGCGAGGAGGGCCTGCGGCCGCGCTATCTGCACATCGACGGGGCCTGGCGCGACCACCTGGTCTTCGCGCTCACCGCGGAGGAGGTGCCCGACGGGTTGCTCGCCCGCTGGCAGCGGGCACGCTCCCAGCAGGAGCGGCGCGCCGGGCGCCCGGCGGACGGAGAGGGCGCGGCCGGTGCTTCGCGTGCGCCGGGGGCCGCGGATCCGTCGCGGAATCCCCAGAACGCTCCGCGGAATCCTGCCTAG
- the sepX gene encoding divisome protein SepX/GlpR, which yields MSSSGLIYAVIVGAWAAYLVPMWLRRQDELNEARPTERFSTAIRLLSGRAGMERRYARDLRARSAQEGEPDAGAPDAATDSVDVRAFAMPPTRRQVHAEGGPEAPGRAEPARDQTAAPAPKSASVPAQKRVPAARRTASAQAAAARARRSKVLARRRRTTVMLFLGFTLGAIVAAVGGLAFLWVPAVPAVLLSTYIAYLRSQEHRRFAYQMDRRRAEVAAQRLRERERQPRRRAALDASTGADEPEEVPEADTDPGLSALAADRRALVEQTDHAEWVDQQRERQRRPGGDSWDPVPVPLPTYVTAPVAPRATSDVDLGAPDTWSSARSSSVPPEAEAGEQAPADEDRPAGGRSDARRAASARRARERGRTPLFDQYEDGDRPRAANE from the coding sequence GTGAGCAGCAGCGGCCTCATCTACGCAGTCATTGTCGGGGCCTGGGCCGCCTACTTGGTGCCTATGTGGCTCCGTAGGCAGGACGAGCTGAACGAGGCCCGTCCCACGGAACGCTTCAGCACCGCCATCCGGCTGCTGTCCGGACGGGCGGGCATGGAGCGCCGGTACGCCAGGGACCTGCGGGCGCGCTCCGCCCAGGAGGGGGAGCCGGACGCCGGCGCCCCGGACGCCGCCACCGATTCGGTGGACGTCCGGGCCTTCGCCATGCCTCCGACCCGTCGTCAGGTGCACGCGGAAGGCGGGCCCGAAGCGCCCGGGAGGGCGGAACCGGCACGCGACCAGACCGCCGCGCCGGCGCCCAAGTCCGCTTCCGTGCCCGCACAGAAGCGAGTGCCGGCCGCGCGGCGTACGGCCTCGGCACAGGCGGCCGCGGCACGCGCCCGGCGCTCGAAGGTCCTCGCACGCCGTCGGCGCACCACCGTGATGCTCTTCCTCGGCTTCACGCTCGGCGCGATCGTCGCCGCTGTCGGGGGACTCGCCTTCCTGTGGGTGCCCGCCGTGCCGGCCGTGCTGCTCAGCACGTACATCGCGTACCTGCGCTCCCAGGAGCACCGGCGCTTCGCCTACCAGATGGACCGCCGGCGTGCCGAGGTCGCGGCGCAGCGGCTGCGGGAACGGGAGCGTCAGCCGCGCCGGCGCGCGGCCCTCGACGCGAGCACCGGCGCGGACGAACCGGAGGAGGTTCCGGAGGCGGACACGGACCCCGGCCTCTCCGCGCTCGCCGCGGACCGGCGCGCGCTGGTCGAGCAGACCGACCACGCCGAGTGGGTCGACCAGCAGCGCGAGCGGCAGCGGCGGCCGGGCGGGGACAGCTGGGACCCGGTGCCGGTGCCCCTGCCGACGTATGTGACCGCGCCGGTCGCGCCGCGTGCCACGTCCGATGTGGATCTGGGGGCGCCCGACACCTGGAGTTCGGCGCGATCCAGCTCGGTCCCGCCGGAGGCGGAGGCCGGTGAGCAGGCGCCCGCGGACGAGGACAGGCCGGCGGGCGGCCGCAGTGACGCGCGCCGCGCGGCCTCCGCGCGCCGGGCACGCGAGCGCGGACGCACGCCCCTTTTCGATCAGTACGAGGACGGCGACCGCCCGCGCGCGGCGAACGAGTAA
- a CDS encoding GNAT family N-acetyltransferase → MNIRRVRFDHPDAVKLNDEVQAEYHLRYGEGGDATTLDAADFTPPRGVYLIAYDEYDRPVATGGWRSQDLNGEGNEDGDAELKRMYVIEQMRGLGLARRILTALEEDARTAGRVRMVLETGTRQPEAISLYTSSGYEPCAKFGYYRFHEESRCFAKRL, encoded by the coding sequence ATGAATATACGTCGCGTCCGCTTCGATCACCCCGACGCCGTCAAGCTCAACGACGAGGTCCAGGCCGAGTACCACCTGCGCTACGGCGAGGGCGGCGACGCCACGACCCTCGACGCCGCCGACTTCACCCCGCCGCGGGGCGTCTACCTGATCGCGTACGACGAGTACGACCGCCCCGTCGCGACCGGCGGCTGGCGCAGCCAGGACCTCAACGGCGAGGGCAACGAGGACGGCGACGCCGAACTCAAGCGCATGTACGTGATCGAGCAGATGCGCGGCCTCGGCCTGGCGCGCCGCATACTCACAGCCCTGGAGGAGGACGCGCGCACCGCGGGCCGCGTCCGCATGGTCCTGGAGACCGGCACCAGGCAGCCGGAGGCCATCTCCCTGTACACCTCCAGCGGCTACGAGCCGTGCGCCAAGTTCGGCTACTACCGCTTCCACGAGGAGAGCCGCTGCTTCGCCAAGAGGCTCTGA
- a CDS encoding exodeoxyribonuclease III: protein MLTVTSVNVNGLRAAAKKGFVEWLARTEADVVCLQEVRAEPHQLPEEVRQPDGWHVVHAPAAAKGRAGVSLYTRREPDRVRVGFGSAEFDGSGRYVEADLPGVTVASLYLPSGEVGTERQDEKVRFMGEFLVHLQALRERAAADGREVVVCGDWNIAHQQADLKNWRGNTKNSGFLPEEREWLGRVFAAEEGGYVDVVRALHPDAEGPYSWWSYRGRAFDNDSGWRIDYHVATPGLAGKAVKGIVERAATHAERWSDHAPVTVVYDL, encoded by the coding sequence GTGCTGACTGTGACCTCGGTGAACGTGAACGGGCTGCGGGCCGCCGCCAAGAAGGGCTTCGTGGAGTGGCTCGCCCGGACGGAGGCGGACGTCGTCTGCCTTCAGGAGGTGCGCGCCGAGCCGCACCAGCTGCCCGAGGAGGTCCGGCAGCCCGACGGCTGGCACGTGGTGCACGCCCCGGCCGCCGCCAAGGGCCGGGCGGGCGTCTCCCTCTACACGCGACGTGAGCCGGACCGCGTCCGGGTCGGCTTCGGTTCGGCCGAGTTCGACGGCAGCGGGCGCTACGTCGAGGCCGACCTGCCCGGCGTCACGGTCGCGTCCCTGTACCTGCCCTCCGGCGAGGTCGGCACCGAGCGGCAGGACGAGAAGGTGCGCTTCATGGGCGAGTTCCTCGTCCATCTCCAGGCGCTGCGCGAGCGGGCCGCGGCCGACGGGCGCGAGGTGGTCGTCTGCGGCGACTGGAACATCGCCCACCAGCAGGCCGACCTCAAGAACTGGCGCGGCAACACCAAGAACTCCGGCTTCCTGCCCGAGGAGCGGGAGTGGCTCGGCCGGGTGTTCGCCGCCGAGGAGGGCGGGTACGTCGACGTCGTGCGCGCCCTGCATCCCGATGCCGAGGGGCCGTACAGCTGGTGGTCGTACCGCGGGCGGGCCTTCGACAACGACTCGGGGTGGCGCATCGACTACCACGTCGCCACGCCCGGGCTCGCCGGCAAGGCCGTCAAGGGGATCGTGGAGCGCGCGGCCACGCACGCCGAGCGGTGGTCCGACCACGCGCCGGTGACCGTCGTCTACGACCTCTGA
- a CDS encoding MerR family transcriptional regulator, which yields MEELARLAGITVRTLRFYRERKLIPPPRREGRIAWYDDHHLARLRTIAALLERGHTLNGIAELAEALDQGRNVADLLGVGTPTEEEPVRLTPEELAARFEGEVTPENLAAAMELGYLGTDGDEIVHISRRLLDVSSALVREGIPLAEVLAAGARVRAHAEALAELFSDLILRHAPEEDLHRLRPLARSVVEAELSLALDRRIGKRDQRS from the coding sequence ATGGAGGAGCTGGCCCGGCTGGCCGGCATCACCGTGCGCACGCTGCGCTTCTACCGCGAGCGCAAGCTGATCCCGCCGCCCCGCCGCGAGGGCCGCATCGCCTGGTACGACGACCATCACCTGGCCCGTCTGCGCACCATCGCCGCCCTGCTGGAGCGCGGCCACACCCTGAACGGCATCGCGGAACTCGCCGAAGCCCTCGACCAGGGCAGGAACGTCGCCGACCTGCTCGGCGTCGGCACCCCCACCGAGGAGGAGCCGGTCCGCCTCACCCCGGAGGAACTCGCCGCGCGCTTCGAGGGCGAGGTCACCCCCGAGAACCTCGCCGCCGCCATGGAGCTGGGCTACCTCGGCACCGACGGCGACGAGATCGTCCACATCAGCCGGCGCCTGCTGGACGTCTCCTCCGCCCTGGTCCGCGAGGGCATCCCGCTCGCCGAGGTCCTCGCGGCCGGTGCCCGCGTCCGCGCACACGCCGAGGCCCTGGCCGAACTCTTCAGCGACCTGATCCTGCGCCACGCCCCCGAGGAGGACCTGCACCGCCTGCGCCCGCTGGCCCGCAGCGTGGTGGAGGCGGAACTGTCGCTGGCGCTGGACCGGCGGATCGGCAAGCGGGATCAGAGGTCGTAG